A genomic segment from Chloroflexota bacterium encodes:
- the crcB gene encoding fluoride efflux transporter CrcB produces the protein MLLKLLFIGLGGFMGANLRFLAGVFFDTRYGHLGFPIGTLIVNIVGCFLLGFIATLLEERLIGFPNARFLVTIGFLGSFTTFSTFSFESWRLIEEGSMGLAALNLGASVVLGGVAVVVGAALARAL, from the coding sequence ATGTTATTGAAGCTGTTGTTCATTGGCCTGGGGGGATTCATGGGAGCCAACCTGCGGTTTCTGGCCGGCGTTTTTTTTGATACTCGCTATGGTCACCTGGGTTTTCCCATCGGCACGCTGATTGTCAACATTGTGGGCTGCTTTCTCCTGGGTTTCATTGCTACACTGTTGGAGGAGCGACTGATCGGCTTTCCCAACGCTCGGTTTCTGGTCACTATCGGGTTTCTGGGATCCTTCACGACCTTTTCGACCTTCAGTTTCGAAAGTTGGCGCTTGATCGAGGAGGGCAGCATGGGGCTGGCTGCGCTGAACCTGGGAGCCAGTGTCGTGTTGGGTGGGGTCGCCGTGGTCGTGGGAGCGGCCCTGGCCCGCGCGTTATAG
- a CDS encoding crosslink repair DNA glycosylase YcaQ family protein — translation MTIYPSHALQTVALHTQGLTTETGTTGPVDPDTLCQTIERIGCIQIDTLQMVHRSHYVILWSRLGSYDLQDLDRLAYDPEHRRLFEYWYHGASLIPLSEYRYRLPMMLRWRERSSDRYCKWLATPGNSGLQRDVLARIGEQGPLRAADFKDDGPRRNGWWDWKPAKRALEYLFNEGRLMVSNRWNFQRVFDLTERVLPARVDTHMPEVDETLRHVLSRSLLALGICQPKQLSDYTYDLKWGTARPYIEAMVAGGQFVEVEGRLSDGSAQALIAHRDRLSLLEQAADGALKGQRTTFLNPFDPLFYPGGRDSQFWGFEKVLEAYKPASQRRWGYFCLPILHGNQLVGRFDPKLERKTGTLRLKSLLFEPHVQVDDEMMAAIAAAMRDFLAFHQATDLVIERSQPADAGDRLLALV, via the coding sequence ATGACGATCTATCCGAGCCACGCACTGCAAACGGTTGCGCTGCACACCCAGGGCTTGACGACAGAAACCGGCACGACGGGTCCTGTTGATCCTGACACGCTTTGCCAGACGATCGAACGCATTGGCTGCATCCAGATCGACACGCTGCAGATGGTCCATCGCAGCCACTACGTCATTCTCTGGAGCCGGTTGGGCAGTTACGATCTGCAGGACCTGGATCGACTGGCCTACGATCCGGAGCACCGGCGCCTTTTCGAGTATTGGTACCATGGTGCATCGCTCATCCCGTTGAGCGAATATCGCTATCGCCTGCCGATGATGCTCCGCTGGCGCGAGCGTAGCTCGGACCGTTACTGCAAGTGGCTGGCGACGCCGGGCAACAGCGGGCTTCAGCGTGATGTGTTGGCAAGGATTGGCGAGCAAGGCCCACTGCGAGCCGCTGATTTCAAGGATGATGGGCCCAGGCGCAATGGCTGGTGGGATTGGAAGCCGGCTAAACGGGCTCTGGAGTACCTGTTCAACGAGGGCAGGCTGATGGTTAGCAATCGGTGGAACTTTCAGCGGGTCTTTGATCTTACGGAGCGGGTGTTGCCGGCGCGGGTAGATACCCACATGCCCGAAGTCGATGAGACGTTGCGCCACGTGTTGAGCCGCTCGTTGCTGGCTCTGGGGATCTGCCAGCCGAAGCAGCTTTCCGACTACACCTACGATTTGAAGTGGGGCACGGCGCGTCCTTACATCGAAGCCATGGTTGCCGGAGGGCAGTTTGTCGAGGTCGAAGGCCGGCTGAGTGACGGCTCCGCGCAGGCACTGATTGCGCATCGAGATCGGCTTTCCTTGCTGGAGCAAGCCGCAGACGGCGCTTTGAAAGGGCAGCGCACCACCTTTCTCAACCCCTTTGATCCCCTGTTTTATCCCGGGGGTCGAGATAGCCAGTTCTGGGGGTTTGAAAAGGTGCTGGAAGCCTACAAACCGGCATCTCAGCGGCGCTGGGGCTATTTTTGTTTGCCCATACTTCACGGCAACCAACTGGTAGGCCGTTTTGATCCCAAGTTGGAACGCAAGACTGGCACGCTGCGGCTAAAATCGCTGTTGTTTGAGCCGCACGTTCAGGTTGATGACGAAATGATGGCAGCCATCGCGGCGGCCATGCGCGATTTTCTGGCTTTCCACCAGGCCACAGATCTGGTCATCGAGCGCAGCCAACCGGCAGACGCCGGCGACCGGCTGTTGGCACTGGTCTAG
- a CDS encoding glutaredoxin domain-containing protein gives MSGSKPGKIIVYGSSVCPMVPAVRSTLRRADAEYEYINITFDALARQQVVEINNGYASVPTLVFPDGSTLTEPSSRELEAKLRSVGLEVGDVTFLDRIQDFAESPFVRMFGIVFVAIGIINNTPILLMAGLVLLVLGLLTHYLRSATRSSR, from the coding sequence GTGTCAGGCAGCAAACCAGGAAAAATCATCGTATATGGCAGTTCCGTCTGCCCGATGGTACCGGCGGTGCGAAGCACACTTCGGCGCGCTGATGCCGAGTACGAGTACATCAACATCACCTTTGATGCCCTGGCCCGGCAGCAGGTTGTCGAGATCAACAATGGCTACGCCAGTGTACCGACCCTGGTATTCCCCGACGGCAGCACTTTGACCGAGCCCTCCTCCCGTGAGCTCGAAGCCAAACTGCGTTCGGTTGGCCTGGAGGTCGGCGATGTGACCTTTCTGGACAGGATCCAGGATTTCGCAGAGAGCCCGTTTGTCAGGATGTTCGGCATCGTCTTCGTGGCCATCGGGATTATCAACAACACCCCAATCCTTCTGATGGCTGGGCTGGTCCTATTGGTGTTGGGGCTGTTGACCCATTACCTCAGAAGCGCCACGCGCTCGAGCAGGTAG
- a CDS encoding VOC family protein → MERAQDFYSKLFGWQFQSPPGMTAYWTFGTGAETGVTGGGMMARQQPGHGITNYIGVENLDESVAQVTALGGQVMIPRQAVSGMGYFAWCADSEGNQFAMWQDDESAA, encoded by the coding sequence ATTGAGCGAGCCCAGGATTTCTATAGCAAACTCTTTGGCTGGCAATTTCAGTCGCCTCCTGGCATGACCGCGTACTGGACCTTTGGCACCGGCGCTGAAACAGGTGTCACAGGTGGTGGCATGATGGCGCGGCAACAGCCGGGACATGGCATAACCAACTATATTGGCGTCGAGAACCTGGACGAATCGGTGGCCCAGGTCACGGCCCTTGGCGGCCAGGTGATGATCCCCAGGCAGGCGGTGTCAGGCATGGGCTACTTCGCCTGGTGCGCCGATTCCGAGGGCAACCAGTTTGCCATGTGGCAGGACGACGAATCGGCGGCATAG
- a CDS encoding DUF190 domain-containing protein codes for MTLMGPGQRLTIYIGDSDQWQGRPLYRALLETLRSDGLAGATVVKALAGFGAHSRVHTASLLRLSTDLSLVITVVDQPERIQQALLVVGPMVVEGLITVENVQIVQYRHRGSPELPRDRLVRAVMSRSVATVMPDTPIDEVVRLLLQREVKAVPVVSRDWRVVGIITGGDLLERGGMSLRLSIHRDLTTEELADQLKALQESGKTAGDIMSPGPVTIGENATLDQAGRIMAAKELKRLPVEDETGKLVGIISRFDLLQVLAADGIEIAETAPRQLLSGKSRATAGEVASQDVPTGHADTPLQQVLDELVASSHRRVVITDDTGRVVGLVTDRALLESIEPEARQGVMQRLAARLPWSKSRAGVFPADSIAADVMVTEVYSVLDSASLAELLREMLERGVKRLLVLDAEGRMVGLAERKAVMKALYSAESCC; via the coding sequence ATGACACTTATGGGACCTGGCCAACGGCTGACGATTTATATCGGCGATAGCGACCAGTGGCAGGGCAGGCCGCTTTACCGGGCATTGTTGGAGACGTTGAGGAGTGACGGTCTGGCAGGTGCTACGGTTGTCAAGGCGCTGGCGGGATTTGGTGCCCACAGCCGCGTGCATACGGCATCGTTGCTCAGGCTCTCCACCGACCTTTCCCTGGTCATCACAGTGGTTGACCAACCGGAACGGATCCAGCAAGCGCTCTTAGTGGTCGGGCCGATGGTGGTGGAAGGTCTGATCACGGTGGAGAATGTGCAGATTGTACAGTATCGCCACCGCGGCTCCCCCGAGCTTCCCCGCGATCGGCTTGTCCGCGCGGTAATGAGCAGGTCGGTAGCCACCGTGATGCCCGATACTCCCATCGACGAAGTAGTTCGTTTGCTGCTCCAGCGGGAGGTCAAGGCGGTGCCGGTGGTCAGCAGGGACTGGCGGGTCGTGGGCATTATCACGGGCGGCGATCTGCTTGAACGGGGGGGCATGTCGTTGCGTTTGAGCATTCACAGGGACCTGACCACGGAGGAGCTGGCGGATCAGCTCAAGGCCCTGCAAGAGAGTGGCAAAACGGCCGGGGATATCATGTCGCCTGGGCCCGTGACCATCGGGGAAAACGCCACCCTGGACCAGGCGGGCCGCATCATGGCTGCCAAGGAGCTAAAGCGTCTGCCGGTAGAGGATGAGACGGGCAAACTGGTGGGGATTATCAGTCGATTTGATCTGCTGCAGGTGCTGGCCGCCGACGGGATCGAGATCGCGGAAACGGCGCCCCGGCAGCTTTTGTCAGGCAAGAGCAGGGCGACAGCCGGCGAGGTCGCCAGCCAGGATGTGCCCACCGGGCACGCCGATACGCCTCTTCAGCAGGTGCTGGACGAGTTGGTGGCCAGCTCTCACCGGCGTGTTGTGATCACCGACGACACTGGTCGCGTGGTGGGCCTGGTGACCGACCGGGCACTGCTGGAGTCGATTGAGCCAGAAGCCCGGCAGGGTGTCATGCAACGTTTGGCGGCCCGATTGCCCTGGTCAAAATCGCGGGCGGGTGTCTTTCCTGCTGATAGCATTGCTGCCGATGTGATGGTAACTGAGGTATACAGCGTGCTCGATTCCGCGTCCCTGGCCGAACTGCTGCGGGAGATGCTCGAGCGGGGTGTCAAGCGGTTGTTGGTCCTCGATGCCGAAGGAAGGATGGTTGGCCTGGCTGAGCGCAAGGCCGTGATGAAGGCATTGTATTCAGCAGAAAGCTGTTGTTGA
- a CDS encoding phosphoenolpyruvate hydrolase family protein, translating to MPEDAQSIFDHTEGVVGFFGASSLERLPTGVAISKQAEDLEDLQP from the coding sequence ATGCCGGAGGATGCCCAGAGCATCTTTGACCACACCGAGGGCGTCGTGGGATTCTTCGGCGCCAGCAGCCTGGAACGTCTGCCGACCGGGGTGGCTATTTCGAAGCAAGCTGAGGACCTTGAGGATCTTCAGCCGTGA